A genomic window from Massilia sp. METH4 includes:
- a CDS encoding ATP-binding protein has translation MLDQPDVDGGELWPDGRVLINSAAHGLQLFDAASGTMAEFELDIGGLPMNTYTVDHRGRLWINTGDALQLLDDARKPLQQFMPANGFSGKYMTTSLTDREGNLWFSTENGVNRVREPRLATIALPPGLTGPPGVVAGDDGAVWVINFHHANAYKVPTFIADRHGRRHDTDIHRVSASHRQPDGTVWFAGDGGLRRVHEGKTTRFALPSGLADRTVQAMTIGPDGVLWISVLGKGIHALKDGVWSAGGGYPELAMPTAISLSTDRAGRTWFGYPDNRIAMLEKGVIREFGEKDGLGVGNTLAIVEGRDRMWIGGDRGLAWFDGKRFLPLGERGRGAFYGVSGIVERQDGELWLHDTSGLARMEAAAIATAAGARLPDVVAERFDHLDGHQGMPAQIRPLPSLIQATDGRLWYATSNSVGHIDPAAIRRNPRPPTVLIGAIRTDERVYPAQPGLVLPARTSRLEIEFTATALSMPERVRFRYRLAGQDSGWRDSGGARQAVYTNLGPGAYIFEVSAADEDGVWSPRPARLALSIQAAFTQTWWFKLACAVVALAAAWLLHRWRLALVAAGLHKDLRVRLLERERIARTLHDTFLQSVQALIMRMHVMMHKLPGDSGMRAEIEGVLARAESVMDEGRDRVRQLREPAMPEGRLAQALAEAGRELALSSNVDFAVHDNGIPPELPPDVEDELFTIGREALSNAFRHAGATEVALRLDYRAGVLRLAVADNGRGIPREILARGARAGHWGLPGMRERAQLAGGSLDIDSTPDGTTVHVTVPITAIANARAADRA, from the coding sequence GTGCTCGACCAGCCGGACGTCGACGGCGGCGAACTGTGGCCGGATGGCCGGGTGCTGATCAACAGCGCGGCACATGGCCTGCAGCTGTTCGACGCGGCCAGCGGCACCATGGCCGAATTCGAACTGGACATCGGCGGCTTGCCGATGAATACCTACACGGTCGATCATCGCGGCCGCCTGTGGATCAACACCGGGGATGCGCTGCAGTTGCTCGACGACGCGCGCAAGCCCCTGCAACAGTTCATGCCGGCCAACGGTTTTTCCGGCAAGTACATGACCACTTCCCTCACCGACCGTGAGGGCAATCTCTGGTTCTCTACCGAAAACGGCGTCAACCGCGTGCGCGAACCGCGGCTGGCGACGATCGCCCTGCCCCCGGGCCTTACCGGTCCGCCAGGCGTCGTCGCCGGCGACGATGGCGCGGTGTGGGTCATCAATTTCCATCATGCGAATGCCTACAAGGTGCCGACCTTCATCGCCGACCGCCACGGCAGGCGCCACGACACCGACATCCACCGGGTCAGCGCCAGCCACCGCCAGCCAGACGGCACCGTCTGGTTCGCCGGCGATGGCGGCTTGCGGCGCGTGCACGAGGGCAAGACGACGCGATTCGCGCTACCGTCCGGGCTGGCCGACCGCACCGTGCAGGCAATGACCATCGGCCCGGACGGCGTGCTCTGGATCTCGGTATTGGGCAAGGGCATCCATGCGTTGAAGGATGGCGTCTGGAGCGCCGGCGGCGGCTACCCGGAACTGGCCATGCCGACCGCCATTTCCCTGTCAACGGACCGCGCGGGGCGGACCTGGTTCGGTTATCCGGACAACCGTATCGCCATGCTGGAAAAAGGCGTCATCCGCGAGTTCGGCGAGAAGGACGGCCTGGGTGTCGGCAATACGCTGGCGATCGTGGAGGGACGCGACCGCATGTGGATCGGCGGCGACCGCGGTCTGGCCTGGTTCGATGGCAAGCGTTTCCTCCCGCTCGGCGAACGCGGGCGCGGAGCTTTCTACGGCGTCTCGGGCATCGTCGAGCGGCAGGATGGCGAACTCTGGCTGCACGATACCAGCGGGCTGGCGCGAATGGAGGCCGCGGCAATCGCCACCGCGGCGGGCGCCCGCCTGCCCGACGTCGTCGCCGAGCGGTTCGACCACCTCGATGGCCACCAGGGGATGCCTGCCCAGATCAGGCCGCTGCCGTCCCTGATCCAGGCCACGGATGGGCGCCTGTGGTACGCGACCTCGAACAGCGTGGGGCATATCGACCCGGCCGCGATCCGCCGCAACCCGCGCCCACCGACAGTATTGATCGGCGCCATCCGCACGGACGAACGCGTTTATCCCGCCCAGCCCGGCCTGGTACTGCCGGCGCGCACATCGAGGCTGGAGATCGAATTCACCGCCACGGCGCTGTCGATGCCCGAGCGGGTGCGATTCCGCTATCGCCTCGCCGGCCAGGACAGCGGCTGGCGCGATTCCGGTGGCGCGCGCCAGGCGGTCTATACGAATCTCGGGCCGGGAGCCTACATCTTCGAGGTCAGTGCCGCCGACGAGGACGGCGTATGGAGCCCGCGGCCCGCGCGGCTGGCCCTGTCCATCCAGGCCGCCTTTACCCAGACATGGTGGTTCAAGCTGGCGTGCGCCGTCGTCGCCCTAGCAGCCGCCTGGCTGCTGCACCGCTGGCGGCTGGCCCTCGTGGCGGCGGGGCTGCACAAGGACCTCAGGGTACGCCTGCTCGAACGGGAACGCATCGCCCGCACGCTGCACGACACCTTCCTGCAGAGCGTGCAGGCGCTGATCATGCGCATGCACGTCATGATGCACAAGCTGCCGGGCGATAGCGGCATGCGCGCGGAAATCGAAGGTGTGCTGGCGCGCGCCGAGAGTGTGATGGACGAAGGCCGCGACCGGGTGCGGCAGTTGCGGGAACCGGCGATGCCCGAGGGAAGGCTGGCCCAGGCATTGGCGGAAGCCGGCCGCGAGCTGGCGCTGTCCTCCAACGTCGATTTCGCCGTGCACGACAATGGGATACCGCCGGAGCTGCCGCCCGATGTCGAGGACGAGCTGTTCACCATCGGCCGCGAGGCGCTTTCCAACGCCTTCCGCCACGCCGGTGCCACCGAGGTCGCGCTGCGGCTCGACTACCGTGCCGGCGTGCTTCGCCTGGCCGTGGCCGACAACGGCCGCGGCATCCCGCGCGAGATCCTCGCGCGCGGCGCTCGCGCGGGGCACTGGGGCTTGCCCGGCATGCGCGAGCGTGCCCAGCTCGCCGGTGGCAGCCTCGACATCGACAGCACGCCCGACGGCACCACCGTCCATGTTACCGTGCCGATCACAGCCATTGCCAACGCACGCGCAGCCGATCGCGCCTGA
- a CDS encoding TonB-dependent siderophore receptor, protein MSNMLPSTFTLRPTPSALAAALLCGAAHAAPDAPAPEEAEQQMQTVVVQGTAAQESYTAKTSAGSARLELPLRETPQSVSVVTRAKLDDFQLDSVNDMLETVTGVSVERVENDRTYYTSRGFDITNFQYDGVGTPFVFGLVMGDMDTVLYDRIDVVRGANGLTSATGNPSATVNFIRKRPTIPFQASANVTLGSWEKKRVEADISGALNDAGTVSGRVVAAYEDGDSYLDRYSKEKKVFYGVVEAKLTNDTTLTVGHSSQITDTKGAMWGALPLYYTDNTPTDLPTGYSTAADWTRNHVSDQRTFAELVHQLGNGWKAQLTATRTTTETNGKLFYTYGTPVRETGLGLRAYPSLYASDLKQNLVDASATGQFTLGSRKHDLTFGANWSRSTLGDISHYGQGIDTALVALEQWTGAYPEPTFDFATDGSAYVDKRKSAYVAARFSITDPLHLITGVTHTKADSTGTAYGVTRFKSASKTTPYVGLTYDLTPSLTAYTSYTEIFNPQSETDFNGVTLDPIEGKTTEAGIKGEWFGGRLNAAASVYKTKQLNTAEQAGMNATKAYYRGIDAESKGVELDLSGELAKGLQASAGFTVMNLEDEQGNAAKTYMPRRLLRLSATYQLPSLPQLRVGATANWQDDIYRNEGGGVVIRQPSYATLGLMGRYDINQQLSVAVNVNNVTDKKYLTSLYWSQSYYAAPRNASVTLNWKY, encoded by the coding sequence ATGTCAAACATGCTGCCGTCCACTTTCACGCTGCGCCCCACGCCCTCCGCCCTTGCCGCCGCCCTCCTCTGCGGCGCGGCCCATGCCGCTCCAGACGCTCCGGCGCCCGAGGAAGCCGAGCAACAGATGCAGACGGTGGTCGTGCAGGGCACGGCCGCGCAGGAAAGCTATACGGCGAAAACCAGCGCCGGCTCCGCCCGCCTCGAGCTGCCGCTGCGCGAGACGCCGCAATCCGTGTCGGTAGTCACGCGCGCCAAGCTGGACGACTTCCAGCTCGATTCCGTCAACGACATGCTGGAAACCGTCACCGGCGTCTCCGTCGAGCGCGTGGAAAACGACCGCACGTACTACACGTCGCGCGGCTTCGACATCACCAACTTCCAGTACGACGGCGTCGGCACCCCGTTCGTGTTCGGCCTGGTGATGGGCGACATGGACACGGTGTTGTACGACCGCATCGACGTGGTGCGCGGCGCCAACGGCCTGACGTCCGCCACCGGTAATCCGTCGGCCACCGTGAACTTCATCCGCAAGCGCCCGACGATTCCGTTCCAGGCCTCGGCCAATGTGACGCTCGGCTCCTGGGAAAAGAAGCGCGTGGAAGCCGACATTTCCGGCGCCCTGAACGACGCCGGCACGGTCTCCGGCCGCGTCGTCGCCGCGTACGAGGATGGGGATTCTTACCTCGACCGTTATTCGAAGGAAAAGAAGGTGTTCTATGGCGTGGTGGAAGCGAAGCTGACGAACGACACCACGCTCACCGTCGGCCACTCCAGCCAGATCACCGATACCAAGGGCGCCATGTGGGGCGCGCTGCCGCTGTACTACACGGACAACACGCCGACCGACCTGCCGACCGGTTACTCGACCGCCGCCGACTGGACGCGCAACCACGTGAGCGACCAGCGCACGTTCGCGGAACTCGTCCACCAGCTCGGCAACGGCTGGAAGGCGCAGCTGACGGCCACGCGCACCACCACCGAAACGAACGGCAAGCTGTTCTACACCTACGGCACGCCGGTCCGCGAAACGGGCCTGGGCTTGCGAGCCTACCCGTCGCTGTACGCATCGGACCTGAAGCAGAACCTCGTCGACGCTTCCGCCACCGGCCAGTTCACGCTGGGTAGCCGCAAGCACGACCTCACGTTCGGCGCCAACTGGTCGCGCTCGACCTTGGGCGATATCTCGCACTACGGCCAGGGCATCGACACCGCGCTGGTGGCGCTCGAACAGTGGACCGGCGCCTATCCGGAACCGACGTTCGATTTCGCGACGGATGGCAGCGCCTATGTCGACAAGCGCAAGTCCGCCTACGTCGCGGCGCGCTTTTCGATCACCGACCCGCTGCACCTGATCACCGGCGTCACGCACACCAAGGCCGACAGCACCGGCACCGCCTACGGCGTCACGCGCTTCAAGTCGGCGTCGAAAACGACGCCCTACGTGGGCCTGACGTATGACCTCACGCCGTCGCTGACCGCCTATACGAGCTACACGGAAATCTTCAACCCGCAGAGCGAGACGGACTTCAACGGCGTCACGCTCGATCCGATCGAAGGCAAGACCACGGAAGCGGGCATCAAGGGCGAATGGTTCGGCGGCAGGCTGAACGCCGCCGCGTCGGTCTACAAGACGAAGCAGCTCAACACCGCCGAGCAGGCCGGCATGAACGCCACCAAGGCTTACTATCGCGGCATCGACGCGGAATCCAAGGGCGTGGAATTGGACCTGTCCGGCGAGCTGGCGAAAGGCTTGCAGGCCAGCGCCGGCTTCACGGTGATGAACCTGGAAGACGAACAGGGCAACGCGGCCAAGACCTATATGCCGCGCCGCCTGCTGCGCCTCTCCGCCACCTACCAGCTACCGTCCCTGCCGCAATTGCGCGTGGGCGCCACCGCCAACTGGCAGGACGATATCTACCGCAACGAAGGCGGCGGGGTCGTGATCCGCCAGCCTTCCTACGCCACGCTCGGCCTGATGGGCCGCTACGACATCAACCAGCAGCTCTCTGTCGCCGTCAACGTCAACAACGTGACGGACAAGAAGTACCTCACGAGCCTGTACTGGAGCCAGAGCTACTACGCGGCGCCGCGCAATGCGAGCGTGACGCTGAACTGGAAGTACTGA
- a CDS encoding cytochrome P450, translating to MHTDHWPADAVAAVTHDDPYPYYAALAAQRAPRHDERLRLWIVAHPATVRDVLAHPDCRVRPVHEPVPVALAGPAGHLFGALVRMNDGERHAAPKAALQQALAALPPARVSERAASVAARLAAAVRDAATLNAFASGVPMQSVASLLGFADEALPQVAALVARYVACLSPLASPGEIAQAHEAADALRDALRGLVRQAPERGLLADVVAAAWPDEHTLLANLAGLMTQTFEATAGLLGNCIVARLLGDGSAPVGLVARVMEHDPAIHNTRRFTAAEIEVGGTRVPAGQVLLLVLAGTAGFGHGRHACPGQAMAQCIVTEALAALGPLPGVGWRYRPSVNARLPIFMKESEE from the coding sequence ATGCACACCGATCACTGGCCCGCCGACGCGGTGGCCGCCGTCACGCACGACGATCCCTATCCTTACTATGCGGCGCTGGCGGCGCAGCGCGCACCCCGGCACGATGAACGGCTGCGGCTGTGGATCGTGGCCCATCCCGCCACGGTGCGCGACGTGCTGGCGCACCCGGACTGCCGCGTGCGGCCGGTGCATGAACCGGTTCCGGTGGCGCTTGCCGGTCCCGCAGGGCACTTGTTCGGCGCCCTCGTGCGGATGAACGATGGCGAGCGGCACGCAGCGCCGAAGGCGGCGTTGCAACAGGCGCTTGCCGCGTTGCCGCCGGCGCGCGTGTCGGAGCGTGCGGCCTCGGTCGCGGCACGGCTGGCAGCCGCCGTTCGCGACGCCGCCACGCTGAATGCCTTTGCCAGCGGCGTTCCGATGCAGTCGGTCGCCAGCCTGCTGGGCTTCGCGGACGAAGCGTTGCCCCAGGTGGCGGCACTGGTTGCACGCTACGTGGCATGCCTGTCGCCGCTGGCTTCCCCGGGCGAGATCGCGCAGGCGCACGAGGCGGCCGATGCGCTGCGGGACGCCCTGCGCGGCCTCGTGCGGCAGGCACCGGAGCGGGGCTTGCTTGCCGACGTCGTGGCGGCCGCGTGGCCGGACGAGCACACGCTGCTGGCCAACCTGGCCGGCCTCATGACTCAGACGTTCGAAGCCACGGCGGGCCTGCTCGGCAATTGCATCGTGGCCCGGCTGCTCGGCGATGGGAGCGCGCCCGTGGGCCTGGTCGCCCGCGTGATGGAGCACGATCCGGCGATCCACAACACGCGTCGGTTCACGGCGGCGGAGATCGAAGTGGGCGGCACGCGCGTGCCGGCGGGACAGGTGCTGTTGCTGGTATTGGCCGGCACGGCCGGGTTCGGGCACGGCCGGCATGCCTGCCCGGGGCAGGCCATGGCGCAGTGCATCGTGACGGAGGCATTGGCCGCGTTGGGGCCGCTGCCGGGCGTCGGCTGGCGCTATCGGCCATCCGTGAATGCCCGCCTGCCCATTTTCATGAAGGAGAGTGAAGAATGA
- the ggt gene encoding gamma-glutamyltransferase: MTTRLVATIILTAIGTVAIAKTPVATGTGGAVATISEQASQSALAILDRGGNAVDAAVAAAATLGVTDPFSCGIGGGGFMVVYLAKDKRVITIDHRETAPAAFTPAVFLDNGKEMDFETVVASGQSVGVPGTVRGWDEALRRYGTMSFKQVLAPAIDVASKGFPVNDNFSRLVGENTEKFRRFPATAALYLKDGKALPAGARLKNPDLARAYRTLAQGGVKAFYEGPMARAIVDAVNRPATAPGVSARGGSMTLADLANYEARIRQPVRTTYRGYELYGMPLPSSGGVTVFEALNILEGWDLKALPRPQAEHLYLEASRLAFADRNAYLADPEYIDAPVAGLLSKEYAAQRRQLVDMRRAAAGPVPAGDPYPFQQDASVPLRPAASAKLRQESAHTTHLTVSDKDGNVVSYTFTIESWGGSGIVVPGYGFLLNNEMTDFDFTGPAPNVPEAGKRPRSSMAPTIALKDGKPAFTIGSPGGATIITTVLQTIVNHVDLGMPMDQAVAAPRLSERNGAATDVEPGFPASGQAVALKPFGQRWSDKPEEIGAANALVFNPDGTVTAVSESRRHGVGSALVQRRGH, translated from the coding sequence ATGACCACACGCCTCGTCGCCACCATCATCCTGACCGCCATCGGCACGGTCGCCATCGCCAAGACGCCCGTTGCCACCGGAACCGGCGGCGCGGTGGCGACGATCAGCGAACAGGCTTCGCAATCGGCGCTGGCAATCCTGGACCGGGGTGGCAACGCGGTTGACGCGGCCGTGGCGGCGGCGGCCACCTTGGGCGTGACGGACCCGTTCAGCTGCGGCATCGGCGGGGGCGGCTTCATGGTCGTGTACCTGGCCAAGGACAAACGCGTGATTACGATCGACCACCGCGAAACGGCACCGGCCGCGTTCACCCCCGCCGTATTCCTCGACAACGGCAAGGAGATGGATTTCGAGACGGTGGTGGCCAGCGGCCAGTCGGTCGGCGTGCCCGGCACCGTGCGCGGCTGGGACGAGGCGCTGCGCCGCTACGGCACCATGTCCTTCAAGCAGGTGCTGGCGCCGGCGATCGACGTGGCCAGCAAGGGCTTCCCCGTCAACGACAATTTTTCCCGCCTGGTCGGCGAGAACACCGAAAAATTCCGCCGCTTCCCCGCCACGGCCGCGCTGTACCTGAAGGATGGCAAGGCGCTGCCGGCCGGCGCGCGCCTGAAGAACCCCGACCTCGCGCGCGCCTATCGCACCTTGGCCCAGGGCGGTGTGAAGGCCTTTTACGAAGGCCCGATGGCGCGCGCGATCGTGGATGCCGTCAACCGCCCCGCCACCGCGCCCGGCGTTTCCGCGCGCGGCGGCTCCATGACCCTGGCCGACCTGGCAAACTACGAAGCGCGCATCCGCCAGCCCGTGCGCACCACCTACCGCGGCTACGAGCTGTATGGCATGCCACTGCCCAGCAGCGGCGGCGTGACCGTCTTCGAAGCCTTGAACATCCTCGAAGGCTGGGACCTGAAGGCGCTGCCGCGGCCGCAAGCCGAGCACCTGTACCTGGAAGCGAGCCGCCTCGCCTTCGCCGACCGCAACGCCTACCTGGCCGACCCGGAATACATCGACGCGCCCGTGGCCGGCTTGCTCAGCAAGGAATACGCGGCGCAGCGCCGCCAGCTGGTCGACATGCGCCGCGCCGCCGCCGGCCCCGTCCCCGCCGGCGATCCTTACCCGTTCCAGCAGGATGCCAGCGTGCCGCTGCGCCCCGCCGCGTCGGCAAAGCTGCGGCAGGAAAGCGCGCACACGACCCACCTCACCGTCTCGGACAAGGATGGCAACGTGGTGTCCTACACCTTCACGATCGAGTCGTGGGGTGGCAGCGGCATCGTGGTGCCCGGCTACGGCTTCCTGCTCAATAACGAGATGACGGACTTCGACTTCACGGGCCCGGCGCCGAACGTGCCGGAAGCGGGCAAGCGCCCGCGCAGCAGCATGGCACCCACCATCGCGCTGAAGGATGGCAAGCCCGCCTTCACGATCGGCAGCCCGGGCGGCGCCACGATCATCACTACGGTCTTGCAGACGATCGTCAACCACGTCGACCTGGGCATGCCGATGGACCAGGCGGTCGCCGCGCCCCGTCTCTCCGAGCGCAACGGCGCGGCCACGGACGTGGAACCGGGCTTTCCCGCCAGCGGGCAAGCCGTGGCGCTCAAACCGTTCGGCCAGCGCTGGTCCGACAAGCCGGAGGAAATCGGCGCGGCCAATGCGCTCGTGTTCAATCCCGACGGCACGGTGACTGCCGTTAGCGAGAGCCGCCGCCACGGTGTCGGCAGCGCCCTGGTGCAGCGGCGCGGGCATTAA
- a CDS encoding antibiotic biosynthesis monooxygenase, producing MIAVIFEVIPHPDHKQAYLDHAAALRPLLETIDGFISVERFQSLANPGKLLSLSMFRDEAAVLQWRSREAHRAAQQAGRGGLFADYRLRVATVIRDYGLLDREEAPADLRAHNG from the coding sequence ATGATTGCCGTGATCTTCGAAGTGATTCCCCATCCGGACCACAAGCAGGCTTATCTCGACCACGCCGCCGCGCTGCGCCCGCTGCTGGAAACGATCGACGGCTTCATCTCCGTCGAGCGCTTCCAGAGCCTGGCGAACCCGGGCAAGCTGCTGTCGCTGTCCATGTTCCGCGATGAAGCGGCGGTGCTGCAATGGCGCAGCCGCGAGGCGCACCGCGCTGCCCAGCAGGCCGGGCGCGGCGGCCTGTTCGCGGATTACCGGTTGCGCGTGGCGACGGTGATCCGCGACTATGGCTTGCTCGATCGCGAGGAAGCGCCCGCCGACCTGCGGGCGCACAACGGTTGA